From the Shewanella amazonensis SB2B genome, one window contains:
- a CDS encoding NADH:ubiquinone reductase (Na(+)-transporting) subunit B yields the protein MSKPTKKPSAQDAYYAPGHTMKDFFRSLFIGHGASTQDRVHVRDAIEVKRTMTLVGLCLLPAILFGIYNTGLQAQIAILAGSAPLDNWHQGFYSAIFGGLTESTGIFGLMAYGLIYYLPIYLAALVTTMFWEMVFARARRQEMQEGFFVTALLFSLCLPANISLWLVVMGISFGVVVAKELFGGMGYNFLNPALAGLAFIYFAYPSEVTTSAQLVAVDGYSSATTLAQVAANKMKFAEYPWYHAFNDAAWWDAFLGFEVGAIGETSALAIFAGGLLLILTRLADWRIVVGVLVGAIATSLLFNVFGDGKNAMAAMPWTWHLVTGGFALGMMFMATDPVTTAYTRPGKLMFGILVGAMTILIRVANVKQPEGIMLAILFANLWAPVLDSLVARFNIKRRLKRNGL from the coding sequence ATGAGCAAGCCCACAAAGAAACCCAGTGCCCAGGACGCTTACTACGCTCCCGGACACACGATGAAAGACTTTTTCCGCTCGCTGTTTATCGGCCATGGCGCCAGCACCCAGGATAGGGTGCACGTGCGTGATGCCATTGAAGTGAAGCGCACCATGACCCTGGTGGGCCTGTGTCTGCTGCCTGCCATCCTGTTTGGCATTTATAACACCGGGCTGCAGGCGCAAATCGCCATACTGGCGGGCAGCGCGCCACTGGATAACTGGCATCAGGGCTTTTACAGCGCCATCTTCGGCGGCCTGACTGAAAGCACCGGCATCTTTGGTCTGATGGCTTACGGCCTGATTTACTACCTGCCGATTTATCTCGCGGCGCTCGTTACCACCATGTTCTGGGAAATGGTGTTTGCCAGGGCAAGACGCCAGGAAATGCAGGAAGGCTTCTTTGTTACCGCGCTGCTGTTCAGCCTGTGTTTGCCCGCCAATATCAGCCTGTGGCTGGTGGTGATGGGCATCAGCTTTGGCGTTGTGGTGGCCAAAGAGCTCTTCGGTGGCATGGGTTACAACTTCCTGAATCCCGCGCTGGCGGGCCTGGCCTTTATCTATTTTGCCTACCCAAGCGAAGTGACTACTTCGGCGCAGCTGGTGGCGGTGGATGGTTACAGCTCGGCCACCACCCTGGCGCAGGTTGCGGCCAACAAGATGAAGTTTGCCGAGTACCCCTGGTACCACGCCTTTAACGACGCCGCCTGGTGGGATGCCTTCTTAGGCTTCGAAGTGGGTGCCATTGGTGAAACCTCGGCGCTGGCGATTTTTGCCGGTGGTCTCTTGCTTATCCTTACCCGTCTCGCCGACTGGCGCATCGTGGTGGGCGTACTTGTGGGTGCCATTGCCACTTCCCTGCTGTTCAATGTGTTTGGCGACGGTAAAAACGCCATGGCGGCCATGCCCTGGACCTGGCATCTGGTGACCGGCGGCTTTGCGCTGGGGATGATGTTTATGGCAACCGACCCTGTGACCACCGCCTACACCCGTCCCGGCAAGCTGATGTTCGGTATCCTGGTGGGCGCCATGACCATTCTTATCCGCGTTGCCAACGTCAAGCAGCCCGAGGGCATCATGCTGGCGATTCTGTTCGCCAACCTGTGGGCGCCTGTGCTGGATTCGCTGGTGGCAAGATTCAATATCAAACGGAGGCTGAAGCGCAATGGCCTTTAA
- the thpR gene encoding RNA 2',3'-cyclic phosphodiesterase, with the protein MSDAQRLFLGFALSDQEGESILKLQKRLGAPGKTVEKANLHMTLAFLGQTSQRQCQRLEAALEGITMPKFEQRLDSLVHWRGAGVVCLWGQATDSGLTDLYHGCQSLCQNLGLHQSEHDFNPHITLFRKAKQFSIPEWQPEPVILRPERLNLYLSNSTPAGVRYEVLQSWPLGIT; encoded by the coding sequence ATGTCTGATGCACAAAGACTATTTTTAGGATTCGCACTTTCGGACCAAGAGGGCGAATCCATACTTAAGCTGCAAAAACGCCTCGGCGCCCCCGGAAAAACCGTGGAAAAAGCCAACCTGCATATGACCCTGGCCTTTTTGGGGCAAACCAGCCAACGTCAGTGCCAAAGACTCGAAGCTGCACTCGAAGGCATCACCATGCCAAAGTTTGAGCAGCGGCTCGACTCCCTGGTTCACTGGCGCGGCGCCGGTGTAGTCTGTTTGTGGGGCCAGGCCACAGACTCAGGCCTGACAGACCTTTACCACGGATGTCAGTCCCTTTGCCAAAACCTGGGGCTGCATCAGAGTGAGCACGACTTTAACCCCCATATCACCCTGTTTCGCAAAGCCAAACAATTCTCCATCCCAGAATGGCAACCGGAGCCTGTGATACTGCGGCCCGAGCGCCTTAATCTCTACCTTTCCAACAGCACCCCTGCCGGTGTTCGTTATGAAGTGCTGCAATCCTGGCCCCTCGGCATTACCTGA
- a CDS encoding putative bifunctional diguanylate cyclase/phosphodiesterase, with protein MSLPELNPLHAALAGIFTDVPLVTLEQNVDRALQTMTAKLDCDGVFVLSASTRQPGVTPRNIYLKPGSVPNNQVRHWPLARMPYFRRLMRQPRLLNVPDIARLPSEAAEEKRFLREWRVKSLLVLTPVHFGETQIALGAVNCERAREWSQAFMDELGIAATLICAVMELTRIAQALTVSERRYQELFNQLPLACGLVDRRNRVKLLNSIARQNLPVSDGQDLLALVRPEEEAMLQDTLQVVRDGVLSQAWCEISMKGPLLNQQWIKLSFSTMSDDPGTLLMLAEDVSERHRLADELSFHANYDALTGLPNRSHFEAVLDKLLQQIPEEPICVAFLDLDQFQVINNVSGHQAGDKLLCQVALRLKQLVRKGDTVARLGGDEFAILMHYCNEDTAKVIAQRICTQLFEHEFYWEHRRHNVSVSMGVAPLDAGVNDIYVLMSRADAACRLAKEQGRNGWHIYCATDPKMNRLYSEMTASVDIIDALSQNQFQLYYQLIEPLLNEQAGIHMEILLRLQRPDGKMLSPGLFLPAAERYNLASRVDRWVIDNLLRWGGNHLALWQELDMVSVNLSANSLSDQEFMEWLEIRLMAEPELVSKLCFEITETAAVSQLEQAQALIELLRPLGCKLALDDFGSGFSSFAYLKLLDVDFVKIDGQFVVNLCDNKSDQAIVNAICQLGRDMDFDVIAEFVESEAVGLRLRELEVDYAQGYAIGKPEPLDNLSSGKRVPWLSDLTTG; from the coding sequence ATGTCATTGCCTGAGTTAAACCCGCTGCATGCTGCACTGGCAGGGATATTCACGGATGTCCCGCTGGTAACGCTGGAACAGAATGTCGATCGCGCGCTGCAAACCATGACGGCGAAGCTCGACTGTGATGGCGTGTTTGTGCTCTCTGCCTCGACCCGGCAACCCGGTGTCACCCCCCGCAATATTTACCTCAAACCCGGCAGCGTGCCGAACAATCAGGTGCGCCACTGGCCGCTGGCACGTATGCCGTATTTCAGACGTTTAATGCGCCAACCCAGGCTCCTTAATGTGCCCGACATCGCCAGGCTGCCCTCAGAGGCGGCTGAAGAGAAGCGCTTTTTACGGGAGTGGCGGGTAAAGAGCCTGTTGGTGCTCACGCCGGTGCATTTTGGTGAAACCCAGATTGCCCTGGGGGCCGTTAATTGCGAACGTGCCAGAGAGTGGTCGCAGGCCTTTATGGATGAGCTTGGCATTGCAGCCACCCTTATCTGTGCCGTGATGGAGCTGACCCGTATTGCCCAGGCTTTGACCGTGAGCGAGCGCCGCTATCAGGAGCTGTTCAATCAGTTGCCGCTGGCCTGTGGACTGGTGGACAGACGTAACAGGGTAAAGCTGTTAAACAGCATAGCCCGCCAGAATCTGCCGGTGAGCGATGGACAGGACCTGCTGGCATTGGTAAGGCCGGAGGAAGAGGCCATGCTGCAGGATACGCTGCAGGTGGTGCGCGATGGGGTGTTGAGTCAGGCCTGGTGCGAGATTTCCATGAAGGGGCCGCTGCTGAATCAGCAATGGATAAAGCTGAGTTTCAGCACCATGTCAGACGACCCGGGGACCTTACTGATGCTGGCGGAAGACGTGAGTGAGCGCCACCGGCTTGCCGATGAGCTCTCATTTCATGCCAATTACGATGCCCTCACCGGGCTGCCAAACCGTTCCCATTTCGAGGCCGTGCTCGACAAACTCCTGCAGCAAATACCGGAAGAGCCCATTTGCGTGGCATTTCTCGATTTGGACCAGTTTCAGGTGATCAACAATGTCAGCGGTCATCAGGCCGGTGACAAGCTGCTGTGTCAGGTTGCACTGAGGCTCAAGCAGTTGGTGCGCAAAGGGGATACCGTGGCCCGCCTCGGCGGCGATGAATTTGCCATCCTGATGCACTACTGCAACGAGGATACCGCCAAAGTCATTGCCCAGCGCATTTGTACTCAATTGTTTGAACACGAGTTTTACTGGGAACACCGGCGTCACAATGTGTCAGTTTCCATGGGGGTTGCCCCCCTCGATGCCGGGGTCAACGATATTTATGTGCTGATGAGCCGTGCCGATGCGGCTTGTCGGCTCGCCAAGGAACAGGGGCGCAATGGCTGGCATATCTACTGTGCCACCGACCCGAAAATGAACCGGCTTTACAGTGAGATGACCGCCTCGGTGGACATCATAGATGCCCTGTCGCAAAACCAGTTTCAGCTTTACTATCAACTTATTGAGCCGCTTTTGAACGAGCAGGCCGGTATTCATATGGAAATACTGCTTCGTCTCCAGCGGCCCGATGGCAAGATGTTGTCGCCGGGGCTGTTTTTACCCGCCGCCGAGCGGTACAACCTGGCATCCAGGGTAGACCGATGGGTGATAGACAACCTGCTGCGCTGGGGCGGCAATCACCTGGCGTTGTGGCAGGAGCTGGACATGGTATCGGTCAATCTGTCTGCCAATTCCCTCAGCGACCAGGAGTTTATGGAATGGCTCGAGATACGGCTGATGGCCGAGCCTGAGCTGGTGAGTAAACTATGTTTTGAAATCACCGAAACGGCGGCAGTCAGCCAGCTTGAACAGGCCCAGGCCCTGATTGAGCTCTTGCGGCCCCTTGGCTGTAAACTGGCGCTGGATGACTTTGGTTCGGGCTTTTCAAGCTTTGCTTACCTGAAGCTGCTTGATGTGGACTTTGTCAAAATCGACGGGCAATTCGTGGTGAACCTCTGCGACAACAAGTCCGATCAAGCCATCGTCAATGCAATCTGCCAGCTGGGCCGTGATATGGACTTCGACGTCATTGCCGAGTTTGTGGAATCTGAGGCGGTGGGGCTGCGCCTGCGTGAGCTGGAAGTGGACTATGCCCAGGGCTATGCCATCGGCAAGCCGGAGCCGCTGGATAACCTCAGCAGTGGCAAGCGCGTCCCCTGGCTTAGCGACTTAACTACTGGTTGA
- a CDS encoding NADH:ubiquinone reductase (Na(+)-transporting) subunit D, whose translation MSAVLSNRELLMRPVFANNPVAMQVLGVCSALAVSNSMQTALVMTLAVTFVLVCSNFFISLIRAFIPNSVRIIAQMTIIASLVIVVDMVLQDVAPDLSKQLSVFVSLIITNCIVMGRAEAFAMKEPPHLSVMDAIGNAAGYGFILLSVAFVRELLGSGTLFGHSILKTIEQGGWYLPNEMFKLPPSAFFLIGVIIWVVNIAQRKRAKA comes from the coding sequence ATGAGCGCAGTATTATCCAATCGTGAACTCCTGATGCGCCCGGTGTTTGCCAATAACCCGGTGGCCATGCAGGTGCTGGGGGTCTGTTCGGCCCTGGCGGTGAGTAACTCCATGCAAACCGCGCTGGTGATGACACTGGCGGTGACCTTTGTGTTGGTGTGCTCCAACTTCTTTATCTCGCTTATTCGCGCCTTTATCCCCAACAGCGTGCGCATCATCGCCCAGATGACCATTATCGCCTCGCTGGTGATTGTGGTGGATATGGTGCTTCAGGACGTGGCGCCGGACTTATCCAAGCAGCTGTCGGTGTTTGTGAGTCTGATTATCACCAACTGTATTGTGATGGGCCGCGCCGAAGCCTTTGCCATGAAAGAGCCGCCACACCTGTCGGTGATGGATGCCATCGGCAATGCCGCCGGTTACGGCTTTATCCTGTTGAGCGTCGCCTTTGTGCGCGAGCTTTTGGGCTCGGGCACCCTGTTTGGTCACAGCATTTTGAAGACCATTGAGCAGGGCGGCTGGTATTTGCCCAATGAGATGTTCAAGCTGCCTCCCAGCGCCTTCTTCCTGATTGGCGTGATTATCTGGGTGGTTAACATAGCTCAGCGCAAGCGCGCCAAGGCCTGA
- the nqrF gene encoding NADH:ubiquinone reductase (Na(+)-transporting) subunit F — translation MEMTIGMGMFTVVVCILVAVILIARSKLVASGDVQLRINEDKDKTVAVPAGGKLLGALAGKNIFVPSACGGGGTCGQCRVKVKSGGGDILPTELDHITKKEAKEGCRLACQVAVKSDMDLELDDEIFGVKKWECEVISNRSTATYIKELLLKVPEGEEVHFKAGGYIQIEAPAHEVHYKDFDIPEIFRDDWEKYGLFNLVSRVDSEVMRAYSMANYPEEQGRIMLNVRIATPPSPELPPGQMSSYIFNLKPGDKVIISGPFGEFFVKETDAEMVFIGGGAGMAPMRSHIFDQLKRVKTSRKMSFWYGARSLREVFYQEDFDGLAAQNPNFEWHIALSEPLPEDNWTGYTGFIHNVLYENYLKQHKAPEDCEFYMCGPPIMNSSVIAMLEGLGVERDNILLDDFGG, via the coding sequence ATGGAAATGACGATTGGAATGGGTATGTTCACCGTGGTGGTGTGCATCCTGGTGGCAGTCATCCTGATTGCCCGCAGTAAATTGGTGGCAAGCGGCGATGTGCAGCTTCGCATTAACGAGGATAAAGATAAAACCGTGGCCGTGCCTGCCGGTGGCAAGCTTTTGGGCGCCCTGGCCGGCAAAAATATCTTCGTGCCTTCTGCCTGTGGCGGCGGCGGTACCTGCGGTCAGTGCCGGGTAAAAGTGAAGTCCGGTGGCGGCGATATTCTGCCCACCGAGCTTGACCATATCACCAAGAAAGAGGCCAAAGAGGGTTGCCGTCTGGCCTGTCAGGTGGCGGTGAAATCCGATATGGATCTTGAGCTCGATGACGAGATCTTCGGGGTGAAGAAGTGGGAGTGCGAGGTGATTTCCAACCGCTCCACCGCCACCTACATCAAGGAGCTGCTGCTCAAAGTGCCCGAAGGTGAAGAAGTGCATTTCAAGGCCGGTGGTTACATTCAGATTGAAGCCCCTGCCCACGAAGTACACTACAAAGACTTTGATATTCCAGAAATCTTCCGCGATGACTGGGAAAAGTACGGCCTCTTTAATCTGGTATCCAGAGTGGATAGCGAGGTCATGCGCGCCTACTCCATGGCTAACTATCCGGAAGAGCAGGGCCGTATCATGCTGAACGTGCGTATTGCTACGCCGCCAAGCCCTGAGTTGCCACCGGGACAGATGTCTTCTTACATCTTTAACTTAAAGCCCGGCGACAAGGTGATTATTTCAGGCCCCTTTGGTGAGTTCTTTGTCAAAGAGACAGACGCGGAGATGGTGTTTATTGGCGGTGGTGCCGGTATGGCGCCGATGCGAAGCCATATTTTTGATCAGCTCAAGCGGGTGAAAACCTCGCGCAAGATGAGCTTCTGGTACGGGGCCCGCTCCCTGCGTGAGGTGTTCTATCAGGAAGATTTCGATGGCCTTGCCGCCCAAAACCCCAACTTCGAATGGCATATTGCGCTCTCTGAGCCACTGCCGGAAGACAACTGGACAGGCTACACCGGCTTTATCCATAACGTGCTGTACGAGAACTACTTAAAGCAGCATAAGGCGCCGGAAGATTGCGAGTTTTACATGTGTGGCCCGCCCATCATGAACAGCTCAGTCATTGCCATGCTGGAAGGCTTGGGCGTTGAGCGTGACAACATTCTGCTGGATGACTTTGGTGGCTGA
- a CDS encoding GNAT family N-acetyltransferase has protein sequence MELCKATAEDAQAIWDLRNSAILVGCKGFYDDKSLARWTEGELTQSFTAVVAQGFYVMKDGARVVGSIMLDLTHPELQNGEGQLEAVFVAPDMMGRGVGKQLMAFVEELALAQGINRLRLESTLNAVPFYRACGFGEEVRSRYHSPRGFTLDCCIMYKNLTARP, from the coding sequence ATGGAGCTTTGTAAAGCGACGGCAGAGGATGCACAGGCGATATGGGATTTACGCAACAGCGCCATTCTTGTGGGTTGCAAGGGCTTTTACGACGATAAGAGTCTCGCACGCTGGACCGAAGGTGAGTTGACCCAGAGCTTTACCGCCGTGGTGGCTCAGGGCTTTTATGTGATGAAAGATGGCGCCCGGGTGGTAGGCAGCATCATGTTGGACCTGACCCATCCGGAGCTTCAGAACGGTGAAGGTCAACTCGAGGCGGTGTTTGTCGCCCCGGACATGATGGGGCGCGGCGTGGGTAAGCAGCTGATGGCCTTTGTGGAAGAGCTGGCCCTGGCGCAGGGTATCAACAGGCTCCGGCTGGAGTCCACCCTCAATGCCGTGCCCTTCTATCGAGCGTGCGGCTTTGGGGAAGAGGTGCGCTCGCGCTACCACAGCCCCCGGGGTTTTACCCTGGATTGCTGCATTATGTACAAGAATCTGACTGCCAGGCCCTGA
- the nqrE gene encoding NADH:ubiquinone reductase (Na(+)-transporting) subunit E: MEHYINLFIQASFIDNMALSFFLGMCTFLAVSKKVSTSLGLGIAVIVVMVLAVPLNQLIYVAVLKPGALAWAGFPELDLSYLQLITFIGVIAALVQILEMVLDRFMPVLYQTLGIFLPLLTVNCAIFAGVIFMANRDYTLTESAVFAAGAGTGWAVAIVLLAGIRERLKFNAIPEGLQGIGITFITTGLMALGFMSFAGISL, from the coding sequence ATGGAACACTACATTAATCTGTTTATCCAGGCGTCATTTATCGACAACATGGCGCTGTCTTTCTTCCTGGGCATGTGTACCTTCCTCGCGGTGTCGAAGAAGGTGTCTACCTCACTCGGTCTCGGCATTGCCGTGATTGTGGTGATGGTGCTGGCGGTGCCGCTCAATCAGCTGATTTACGTGGCCGTACTTAAGCCGGGTGCTCTGGCGTGGGCTGGCTTCCCTGAGCTGGATTTGTCCTATCTGCAGCTCATCACCTTTATCGGGGTGATTGCGGCGCTGGTGCAAATCCTTGAAATGGTGCTCGACCGCTTTATGCCAGTGCTGTACCAGACCCTGGGGATCTTCCTGCCACTGCTGACGGTTAACTGCGCCATCTTCGCCGGGGTGATTTTTATGGCCAACCGCGACTATACCCTGACCGAGTCAGCGGTGTTCGCCGCCGGTGCCGGTACCGGCTGGGCAGTGGCCATTGTGCTGCTCGCCGGTATTCGCGAGCGCCTCAAGTTCAATGCCATTCCCGAAGGGTTACAGGGCATTGGTATCACCTTTATCACCACAGGGCTGATGGCGCTGGGCTTTATGTCCTTTGCCGGTATCAGCCTGTAA
- a CDS encoding Na(+)-translocating NADH-quinone reductase subunit C, protein MAFNKDSVLGTMTFTVVLCLVCSFMITGTADVLKERKLVKKRNELMQNVLIAADIKDVSDVKATFEARVRPVMVNLATGELHERDNILDYDERMAAINPETSSKIAKDTARIKTRANEIRIFKVLDDKGELQALVLPVYGKGLWSIIYGFVGVKADFNTITGAVFYEHGETPGIGDFINHDDWLAKWQGKQIFNAKGDVAFKIVKGEAKAGDLSAVDGVSGATRTGAGVAKAVQFWFGPEGFEAALGKLKAAGV, encoded by the coding sequence ATGGCCTTTAACAAAGACAGTGTTCTCGGCACCATGACCTTCACGGTCGTTCTGTGCCTGGTGTGCTCCTTTATGATCACCGGCACCGCCGATGTGCTCAAGGAGCGCAAGTTGGTGAAAAAGCGCAACGAGCTGATGCAAAACGTGCTGATTGCCGCCGACATCAAGGATGTCAGTGATGTCAAAGCCACCTTCGAAGCGCGGGTTCGCCCGGTGATGGTAAACCTCGCCACAGGCGAGCTGCATGAGCGCGACAACATTCTCGACTATGACGAGCGCATGGCGGCCATCAACCCGGAGACTTCCAGCAAGATTGCCAAAGACACGGCCCGCATCAAGACCCGCGCCAACGAAATCCGCATCTTCAAGGTGCTGGACGACAAGGGCGAGCTGCAGGCACTGGTGCTGCCGGTGTACGGCAAGGGGCTGTGGTCGATTATCTACGGCTTTGTGGGGGTGAAGGCCGACTTCAACACCATCACGGGCGCTGTGTTTTACGAGCACGGTGAAACCCCGGGTATCGGCGACTTTATCAATCACGACGACTGGCTCGCCAAGTGGCAGGGTAAGCAAATCTTCAACGCCAAGGGCGATGTGGCCTTCAAGATTGTGAAGGGCGAAGCCAAGGCCGGTGATTTGAGCGCCGTGGATGGCGTGAGCGGTGCCACCCGCACAGGTGCGGGCGTGGCCAAGGCGGTGCAGTTCTGGTTTGGCCCCGAAGGCTTTGAAGCCGCGCTGGGCAAACTGAAAGCGGCGGGGGTGTGA